One region of Pirellulales bacterium genomic DNA includes:
- a CDS encoding HAMP domain-containing histidine kinase, whose product MLSRWPIRNKLLLGIALLLVIVLTMSISSFQGTYAYRNLVRSLSSRATELPLATQLLTQVGELRVILAELQAQLPFSDLSISPTGQQLGASFCQKFAHVRETANDYRDELDEHEHTEFHIGDIGDVATDSPRPSELTELTTGRLYYGREWQKLREIEVCLTRIEQLTTDRADQAGTDEAAAPEHEINASNAESDHAAGDALAKENDPDAAETATTRVKLGPRYRESELKLATSPAAWYCDYDRISSLASEELVQLQNAARDLPSYLQGHMHELAGDVKLRYRAWILATWFCAVAATLLTVLFIVLLYRWVFRPLRCLVKGSRRVAGGDFNYRIELSSHDEMGELAEAMNDMTTRFRTIRDDLDRQVQIRTKQVVRSEQLASVGFLAAGVAHEINNPLASIALCAESLEGRLLEACGENTEQTELVGRYLRMIQTEAFRCKEITEKLLDFSRVGEVQRHGADLRELVQTVIDMVRHLGKYQNRQLEFLAGEPVIALVNAQEIKQVVLNLVTNALDSVDAGGKLAIELRKNGEFAEMTFADDGCGMTEEVQRHLFEPFFTRKRGGQGTGLGLSIVYRIVSDHGGQIEASSDGPGRGSKFQVTLPLAEMPNRESMQTLIYKESSHRYQAA is encoded by the coding sequence GTGCTGTCCCGGTGGCCCATCCGGAACAAACTGCTGCTTGGCATCGCCCTGCTGCTGGTCATTGTTCTCACAATGTCGATCAGCAGTTTTCAAGGGACCTATGCCTACCGCAACCTCGTGCGCAGCCTCAGTAGCCGCGCGACGGAATTGCCGCTGGCGACGCAATTGCTCACCCAGGTGGGCGAATTGCGGGTGATCCTGGCGGAGTTGCAAGCGCAATTGCCATTTTCCGATTTGTCGATCAGCCCCACAGGGCAGCAATTGGGCGCAAGCTTTTGCCAGAAGTTTGCCCATGTTCGCGAAACGGCCAACGATTATCGCGACGAATTGGACGAGCACGAGCACACGGAATTTCATATCGGCGATATCGGCGACGTCGCTACCGATTCGCCTCGCCCGAGCGAGCTTACGGAATTGACCACCGGCCGGCTGTATTACGGCCGCGAGTGGCAGAAGCTGCGCGAAATCGAGGTCTGCCTGACCAGGATTGAGCAGCTTACCACGGATCGCGCCGACCAAGCAGGCACCGATGAGGCAGCCGCGCCGGAACACGAAATCAATGCGTCAAACGCGGAAAGCGACCATGCCGCAGGGGATGCCCTTGCCAAGGAGAATGATCCTGACGCGGCCGAAACGGCGACCACCAGAGTGAAGCTAGGGCCGCGATATCGAGAGTCGGAATTGAAGCTGGCGACCAGTCCGGCGGCGTGGTATTGCGATTATGATCGCATCAGCAGCCTGGCGAGTGAGGAACTCGTACAACTGCAAAATGCCGCGCGCGATTTACCCAGCTATTTGCAAGGCCACATGCACGAATTGGCCGGCGATGTAAAGCTGCGCTATCGCGCCTGGATTTTGGCCACGTGGTTTTGCGCCGTGGCGGCCACGCTGTTGACCGTGCTGTTCATCGTGCTGCTTTATCGCTGGGTCTTTCGGCCGCTGCGCTGTTTGGTAAAAGGCTCGCGCCGCGTGGCCGGCGGCGATTTCAACTATCGCATCGAACTATCCTCGCACGACGAAATGGGGGAATTGGCCGAGGCGATGAACGACATGACGACGCGGTTTCGCACGATCCGCGACGACCTTGACCGCCAGGTTCAAATTCGCACCAAGCAAGTCGTCCGCAGCGAGCAACTCGCCAGCGTCGGCTTTCTGGCCGCCGGCGTGGCGCACGAGATCAACAACCCGCTGGCGTCGATCGCGCTGTGCGCCGAGTCGCTCGAAGGGCGACTGTTGGAGGCCTGTGGGGAGAATACCGAGCAAACGGAATTGGTCGGCCGCTATCTGCGGATGATTCAGACCGAAGCCTTTCGCTGCAAAGAAATCACCGAGAAACTGCTCGACTTTTCCCGCGTGGGCGAAGTCCAGCGCCATGGCGCCGACCTGCGCGAACTCGTGCAAACCGTCATCGACATGGTTCGTCATCTCGGCAAGTATCAAAACCGTCAACTCGAATTCTTGGCCGGCGAGCCGGTGATCGCGCTGGTCAACGCGCAGGAAATCAAGCAAGTCGTTCTCAACCTGGTCACGAATGCACTGGATAGCGTCGATGCCGGCGGCAAACTGGCGATCGAGTTACGGAAAAACGGCGAGTTCGCCGAAATGACTTTTGCCGACGACGGCTGCGGCATGACCGAGGAAGTGCAGAGACATCTGTTTGAACCTTTTTTCACTCGCAAGCGCGGCGGCCAAGGCACGGGGCTGGGCTTGTCGATCGTCTATCGTATCGTCAGCGACCACGGTGGGCAGATCGAAGCCAGCAGCGACGGACCAGGCCGCGGCTCGAAGTTTCAGGTGACGTTGCCGCTGGCGGAAATGCCCAATCGCGAATCCATGCAAACGCTTATTTATAAGGAGAGCAGCCATCGCTACCAAGCCGCGTAA
- a CDS encoding sigma-54-dependent Fis family transcriptional regulator, whose protein sequence is MKLLFADDERTLQELMRIELDRMGHEVTVCPDGLTAVAALERNTYDCLIVDLDMPGLNGVQVIAKAKQLSPDTDAVVLTGKSSLETAVAALRYGAFDYLTKPCKLVEIEALLNRVMQKRELTQKFRALKRRLESVEGPCQLVGESAAMERVKKLIGKVAPTDSTALITGETGTGKELVARAVHDQSARSEMPFVAINCGALPESLIESELFGHRKGSFTGADEHRVGLFEVADGGTLFLDEIGELPKAMQAKLLRVLESGEIRRVGENQSLTVDVRIVCATHRQLEEMVEQGEFRQDLMFRVNTFEIHIPPLRERVDDIPQLATHLLQRFRAHLRTAEHPYTADTMQRLQHHDWPGNVRELANVVEHASILCDELPIAVEHLPERFHQPRLRIEADVSGKVIGPITLRDLEIQAIYQSLQRHDGNKPKAAEELGISLKTLYNKLNQTNLLERSA, encoded by the coding sequence TTGAAATTGCTGTTTGCCGACGACGAACGCACCCTGCAAGAACTCATGCGGATCGAACTGGATCGTATGGGACACGAAGTAACCGTGTGTCCCGACGGTTTGACGGCCGTTGCCGCGCTGGAGCGCAACACCTACGACTGTCTGATTGTCGATCTCGACATGCCCGGCCTCAATGGCGTGCAGGTCATTGCCAAGGCCAAGCAGCTTTCGCCCGATACCGATGCGGTCGTCCTCACCGGTAAATCGTCGCTGGAGACGGCGGTCGCCGCGCTGCGCTACGGCGCCTTCGATTACCTCACCAAACCGTGTAAATTGGTGGAAATTGAAGCGCTCTTGAATCGCGTGATGCAAAAGCGCGAACTGACGCAGAAATTCCGCGCGCTCAAGCGACGGCTGGAAAGCGTCGAAGGCCCGTGCCAATTGGTCGGCGAATCGGCGGCGATGGAACGCGTCAAAAAGCTGATCGGCAAAGTGGCACCAACCGATTCGACCGCGCTGATTACCGGCGAAACCGGCACCGGTAAGGAATTGGTCGCCCGCGCGGTCCACGATCAAAGCGCCCGCTCGGAAATGCCGTTCGTCGCCATCAATTGCGGCGCGCTGCCCGAAAGCCTGATTGAAAGCGAGTTGTTCGGCCATCGCAAAGGGAGCTTCACGGGGGCGGATGAGCATCGTGTCGGTCTGTTTGAAGTGGCCGACGGCGGAACGCTATTTCTCGACGAAATTGGTGAATTGCCCAAAGCGATGCAGGCCAAATTGCTGCGCGTACTCGAAAGCGGCGAAATCCGCCGCGTCGGCGAGAATCAGTCGCTCACCGTCGATGTGCGAATCGTTTGCGCCACGCATCGGCAGCTCGAAGAAATGGTCGAGCAAGGAGAATTTCGACAAGACTTGATGTTCCGCGTGAACACCTTCGAAATTCATATTCCGCCGCTCCGAGAGCGGGTTGACGACATTCCACAACTGGCGACGCATCTGCTCCAACGGTTCCGCGCGCATCTGCGCACCGCCGAGCATCCCTACACCGCCGACACGATGCAGCGTTTGCAGCATCACGATTGGCCGGGCAACGTGCGCGAGCTGGCCAACGTGGTCGAGCACGCCTCCATTCTGTGCGATGAGTTGCCCATCGCGGTCGAGCACCTGCCCGAACGATTCCATCAGCCGCGGCTGCGAATCGAAGCCGATGTGTCGGGCAAGGTCATCGGCCCCATCACCTTGCGCGACCTGGAAATCCAAGCCATCTACCAATCGCTCCAGCGCCACGACGGCAACAAACCGAAA